In one window of Hevea brasiliensis isolate MT/VB/25A 57/8 chromosome 10, ASM3005281v1, whole genome shotgun sequence DNA:
- the LOC110668274 gene encoding uncharacterized GPI-anchored protein At4g28100, with amino-acid sequence MTFVLLIFFYCLYTPCLAGFLSQPVSSENQPLKPRDYSTPNTVPAFPVQTESQTCRLDLSAELFGGVNDACGRDLDRSRCCPVLAAWLFAAHARYALQVPASAPTSAEPDQPMMPDDSQKCVNSLQSSLLSRNVKIPQPNASCDAILCFCGIRLHQISSLSCPAAFNVSSGFHNATPTAAVRNLEKNCKNSSYAGCTKCLGALQKVKASNKNQTEEGRDDRASNMFNRDCQLMGLTWLLARNKTAYIPTVSAVLRAIMYSAHPPHESKCSPDQENMPLAVDSLQFEKAESCSSSLSWWSVLPAMILVSLLSPCNF; translated from the exons ATGACTTTTGTTTTACTCATATTCTTCTACTGCTTATATACTCCTTGTCTTGCTGGTTTTCTAAGCCAACCTGTTTCTAGCGAAAACCAGCCACTAAAACCGCGCGACTACTCCACCCCTAATACTGTTCCGGCATTTCCGGTTCAAACCGAGTCGCAAACGTGCCGGCTGGACCTCTCAGCGGAGCTATTTGGAGGTGTCAACGATGCATGCGGCCGAGACCTGGACCGGAGCAGGTGTTGCCCGGTGTTAGCCGCGTGGCTCTTCGCTGCTCACGCTCGGTATGCCCTTCAGGTCCCGGCCTCTGCCCCGACATCGGCGGAACCTGACCAACCAATGATGCCGGATGACTCTCAAAAATGCGTGAATTCGCTGCAAAGCTCGCTGTTGAGCAGGAACGTGAAGATACCTCAACCGAATGCGAGCTGCGATGCTATATTGTGCTTTTGTGGGATTAGGCTTCACCAGATCAGTTCTCTGAGTTGCCCTGCGGCTTTCAATGTCAGCTCTGGCTTCCATAATGCCACTCCCACTGCTGCTGTGAGGAATTTGGAGAAGAATTGTAAGAATTCCTCGTACGCTGGGTGTACTAAGTGCCTTGGCGCCCTCCAAAAG GTGAAGGCCAGCAACAAGAACCAAACAGAGGAGGGAAGAGATGACAGGGCAAGCAATATGTTCAATAGGGACTGCCAGTTGATGGGTCTGACATGGCTGCTCGCCCGCAACAAGACGGCCTATATACCGACGGTTTCAGCCGTTTTACGAGCCATAATGTACAGTGCCCATCCACCCCACGAATCCAAGTGCAGCCCGGACCAAGAAAACATGCCATTGGCAGTTGATTCTCTGCAGTTCGAAAAGGCAGAGTCTTGTTCATCGTCACTATCATGGTGGTCTGTTTTGCCCGCAATGATCTTGGTTTCCCTCCTCTCCCCCTgtaatttttaa
- the LOC131169207 gene encoding equilibrative nucleotide transporter 3-like: MSTLDGSISPAKLEGKRAAMLVCWILGSGSLLSWNCILTIEDYYGFLFPQYHPSRVLSLVHQPFAVVTLAVLTYDEAKINTRKRNLFGDMLLSIGAFVQGGMIGDLSFLQAEFLQSFLAGLATSGTLISALRLITKAAFENSRYGLRKGASMLNCFLTCFDIKKKLKMKPPFLLHVC; this comes from the exons ATGTCAACTCTTGATGGAAGCATATCTCCTGCTAAGCTTGAG GGAAAACGTGCTGCTATGTTAGTATGCTGGATTCTCGGAAGTGGGTCCCTCTTGTCCTGGAATTGTATACTCACAATTGAGGATTATTATGGCTTCCTTTTCCCG CAATACCACCCCTCAAGGGTCCTTTCCCTCGTGCACCAGCCATTTGCAGTTGTAACACTTGCAGTACTTACATACGATGAGGCAAAAATCAATACTAGAAAACGGAACCTTTTTGGAGATATGCTACTTTCAATTG GTGCTTTTGTACAAGGTGGAATGATTGGAGACCTATCCTTCTTGCAAGCTGAATTTCTTCAG TCCTTCCTTGCTGGTTTGGCAACATCAGGGACTCTAATCTCTGCTTTGAGGTTAATCACGAAAGCAGCGTTTGAGAATTCTAGGTATGGTCTTCGAAAAGGAGCAAGTATGTTAAACTGCTTTCTTACTTGTTTCGATATaaagaaaaagttaaaaatgaAACCTCCATTTCTTTTGCATGTTTGTTGA
- the LOC110668272 gene encoding equilibrative nucleotide transporter 3: protein MDNHVRGIAPNDLEGKFSAMVVCFLLGNGCLFSWNSMLTIEDYYGYLFPRYHPSRVLTLVYQPFAFLTLAVLAYHEAKLNTRKRNLFGYVLFFISSLLVLVLDLATSGGGGLGTFIGICVISGLFGVADAHVQGGMIGDLSFMQPEFLQSFLTGLAASGTLTSVLRLITKAAFENSKNGLRKGAILFFAISAFFELLCVILYAYAFPKLPIVKYYRSKAASEGSKTVSADLAAGGIRTLPQREAEEDPKKLERLSNKELLLENIDYAFDLFLIYVLTLSIFPGFLSEDTGSHSLGAWYALVLIAMYNVWDFIGRSIHLIKSLKLESRKALTLAILSRFLLIPAFYFTAKYADQGWMIMLTSLLGLTNGYLTVCVLTSAPKGYKGPEQNALGNLLTLFLLGGIFAGVTLDWLWLIGKGW from the exons ATGGACAACCATGTTAGAGGCATAGCTCCTAACGACCTTGAG GGAAAGTTTTCTGCTATGGTGGTGTGTTTTCTTCTTGGAAATGGATGCCTCTTTTCATGGAATAGTATGCTTACAATAGAAGATTACTATGGTTACCTTTTCCCG CGATACCACCCCTCAAGGGTTCTTACTCTTGTGTATCAGCCATTTGCATTTTTAACACTTGCAGTCCTTGCATATCATGAGGCAAAACTGAATACCAGAAAAAGGAACCTGTTTGGATATGTCCTATTTTTCATCAGCTCTCTTCTTGTTTTAGTT TTGGATTTGGCTACATCAGGAGGAGGAGGCCTTGGAACTTTTATTGGAATTTGTGTCATTAGTGGTTTATTTGGAGTTGCAGATGCTCATGTGCAGGGGGGAATGATTGGAGACCTCTCCTTCATGCAACCTGAATTTCTGCAG tcatTCCTTACTGGTTTGGCAGCATCAGGGACTCTAACCTCTGTTTTGAGGTTAATTACAAAAGCAGCATTTGAGAATTCTAAGAATGGTCTTCGCAAGGGAGCTA TTCTATTTTTTGCGATCTCTGCATTTTTCGAGCTTCTTTGTGTTATTCTCTATGCTTATGCCTTCCCAAAATTACCCATTGTGAAGTACTACCGCTCAAAGGCAGCCTCAGAAGGTTCAAAAACTGTTTCAGCTGATCTTGCTGCTGGTGGAATTCGAACACTACCACAAAGAGAA GCTGAGGAAGATCCAAAAAAATTAGAGCGGCTAAGCAACAAAGAGTTGTTACTAGAGAACATTGACTACGCATTTGACTTGTTTCTGATATATGTGCTCACATTGTCTATTTTCCCTGGATTCTTATCTGAAGATACTGGATCGCATAGTTTGGGTGCATG GTATGCCTTGGTTTTGATAGCAATGTATAATGTGTGGGATTTTATTGGGAGAAGCATTCATCTCATCAAATCATTGAAGCTGGAGTCACGAAAAGCTCTCACGTTAGCCATTCTTTCTCGTTTCTTACTCATTCCAGCATTCTATTTCACTGCCAAGTATGCAGACCAGGGCTGGATGATAATGCTAACATCCTTGTTAGGATTAACCAATGGCTATCTCACTGTCTGTGTGCTTACTTCTGCGCCAAAAGGTTACAAG GGACCAGAGCAAAATGCATTGGGAAATTTGCTTACCTTGTTTCTTCTAGGTGGGATATTTGCTGGGGTTACACTTGACTGGTTGTGGCTGATAGGCAAAGGATGGTGA
- the LOC110668213 gene encoding equilibrative nucleotide transporter 3: MSMGLLQILFFSFLFLLLHEYNLFIGINTYLLFDNIYFFFFNLCSDTTPTLVYQPFAFLKLAILACHEAKLTTRKRNLFGYVLFFISFLLVLVLDLATSGGGGLGTFIRICVISGLFGVADAHVQGGMIGDLSYMQPEYLQSFLADVAASGTLTSVLRLITKAAFENSKNGLRKGAILFFAISAFFELLCVILYAYAVPKLPIVKYYRTKAASEGSKTVSADLAAGGIRALPQREVEEDPEQLERLSNKELLQRSVDYAFDLFLIYVLTLSIFPGFLSEDTGSHSLGSWYALVLIAMYNVWDFIGRNIHLIESLKLESRKVLMLAILSRFLLIPAFYFTVKYADQGWMIMLTSLLGLTHGYLTVCVLTSAPKG, translated from the exons ATGAGTATGGGGTTGTTGCAaatcctctttttctcttttctttttttgctcCTCCACGAATACAATCTGTTTATTGGAATCAATACGTATCTTTTATTCGATAACATATATTTTTTCTTCTTTAACCTTTGCAGCGATACCACCCCTACTCTTGTGTACCAGCCATTTGCATTTTTAAAACTTGCAATTCTCGCATGCCATGAAGCAAAACTGACTACCAGAAAAAGGAACCTATTTGGATATGTCCTATTTTTCATAAGCTTTCTTCTTGTTTTAGTT TTGGATTTGGCTACATCAGGAGGAGGAGGCCTTGGAACTTTTATTCGAATTTGCGTCATTAGTGGTTTATTTGGAGTTGCAGATGCTCATGTGCAGGGTGGAATGATTGGAGACCTCTCCTACATGCAACCTGAATATCTGCAG tCATTCCTTGCTGATGTGGCAGCATCAGGGACTCTAACCTCTGTTTTGAGGTTAATTACAAAAGCAGCATTTGAGAATTCTAAGAATGGTCTTCGAAAGGGAGCTA TTCTATTTTTTGCCATCTCTGCTTTTTTTGAGCTTCTTTGTGTTATTCTATATGCTTATGCCGTCCCAAAATTACCCATTGTGAAGTACTACCGCACAAAGGCAGCCTCAGAAGGTTCAAAAACTGTTTCAGCTGATCTTGCTGCTGGTGGAATTAGAGCATTACCACAAAGAGAA GTTGAGGAAGATCCAGAACAATTGGAGCGGCTAAGCAACAAAGAGTTGTTACAACGGAGCGTTGACTACGCATTTGACTTGTTTCTGATATATGTTCTCACATTGTCCATTTTCCCTGGATTCTTATCTGAAGATACTGGATCACATAGTTTGGGTTCATG GTATGCCCTGGTTTTGATAGCAATGTATAATGTGTGGGATTTTATTGGGAGAAACATTCATCTCATCGAATCATTAAAGCTGGAGTCACGAAAAGTTCTAATGTTAGCCATTCTCTCTCGTTTCTTACTCATTCCAGCATTCTATTTCACTGTCAAGTATGCAGACCAGGGCTGGATGATAATGCTAACATCCTTGTTAGGATTAACCCATGGCTATCTCACTGTCTGTGTCCTTACTTCTGCACCAAAAGGTTAA
- the LOC110668275 gene encoding protein DYAD produces MSRTYKGASERYESCERQDETTKKGLCLLELRRTGMVQWGVCGPVALVDQCEGDKPQISSSCVKEEQMDDDEAVTAASLVSPKLQKRRRLNLCQLREARAARCLRQGQTDSHKQIKHENPFPCKKDNSSSRKKENFIDRWSKERYKLAEKRMLEVMKAEGAVFEKPISRPVLRVAARKHIPDTGLLDHLLKHIDGKVAPGGSERFRRCYNTQGVMEYWLESADLVKIKHEAGLPDPNWVPPSWWKPGGDVVRESVSAGELTLLKEEVAKLKRDMNELLLKNQEQNRVDSVEEMHKELMKWRSKTDQCLMEISSSLSGMQDMYQELMMWKSKAEQQLMEISNSVSSLQASKQCTTFSPVSERWEDWLESTNLDNIKGEDFTPWLGSTDLVNVGQDAPLQECSALQPWLKSCDSPSRDPICARELELLKEEMAKVKRDVQYLLPKRMEDAQASVTPDSSATNSLKFDLDNPFLLFQEMFKELVKWKAKVEEQMLEISNSVSTLQASKQYAA; encoded by the exons ATGTCGAGGACATATAAAG GTGCTTCAGAACGATATGAAAGTTGTGAGAGACAAGATGAGACTACCAAAAAAGGGTTGTGTTTGTTGGAGCTAAGACGCACAGGGATGGTGCAGTGGGGTGTCTGTGGGCCAGTTGCTCTTGTTGACCAGTGCGAGGGAGATAAACCTCAAATTTCATCCTCCTGTGTCAAAGAAGAGCAGATGGATGATGACGAAGCTGTGACAGCAGCATCTCTTGTGTCACCCAAATTGCAGAAGAGGAGGCGCCTTAACCTTTGCCAGCTTAGAGAAGCTAGAGCTGCAAGATGTCTGAGGCAAGGGCAAACTGACAGTCATAAGCAAATTAAGCATGAGAATCCCTTTCCTTGCAAAAAAGATAATTCTTCATCAAGGAAAAAGGAGAACTTCATAGACAGATGGTCCAAAGAGAG GTATAAGCTGGCAGAGAAACGAATGCTGGAGGTCATGAAGGCTGAAGGGGCTGTTTTTGAGAAACCTATTTCCCGGCCAGTACTGAGGGTGGCAGCTCGGAAACACATTCCTGACACCGGACTCTTGGACCACCTACTGAAGCACATCGATGGTAAAGTGGCACCCGGTGGCAGTGAGCGATTTCGCCGGTGCTATAACACTCAAGGGGTAAtggagtattggctggagagtgCTGACTTGGTTAAAATTAAGCATGAGGCTGGGTTGCCTGATCCAAATTGGGTTCCCCCATCTTGGTGGAAGCCTGGTGGTGATGTTGTTCGAGAATCTGTTTCTGCTGGAGAACTGACACTGCTTAAAGAGGAAGTAGCAAAATTGAAGAG GGATATGAATGAGCTGTTATTGAAGAACCAAGAGCAAAATCGAGTTGATTCAGTTGAG GAGATGCACAAGGAATTGATGAAATGGAGAAGTAAGACTGATCAATGTCTGATGGAGATTTCAAGTTCTTTGAGTGGCATGCAG GACATGTATCAGGAGTTGATGATGTGGAAGTCCAAAGCTGAACAACAGCTTATGGAAATTTCAAATTCAGTGAGCAGTTTGCAGGCTTCAAAACAATGCACCACCTTCAGTCCAGTTTCTGAAAGATGGGAGGACTGGTTGGAGAGCACCAACTTGGATAATATTAAGGGGGAGGACTTCACACCATGGTTAGGAAGCACTGATCTGGTTAATGTTGGGCAAGATGCTCCACTGCAGGAATGTTCAGCTCTACAGCCTTGGTTGAAATCTTGTGATAGTCCCTCTCGGGACCCCATTTGTGCTAGAGAGCTGGAACTGCTAAAGGAAGAAATGGCCAAAGTAAAAAG AGATGTGCAATATCTGCTACCCAAGAGGATGGAAGATGCTCAAGCAAGTGTTACCCCTGATTCATCTGCTACTAACAGTTTGAAGTTTGATCTTGACAATCCATTTCTTCTTTTTCAG GAAATGTTCAAGGAGTTGGTGAAATGGAAGGCTAAGGTGGAGGAACAGATGCTGGAGATTTCAAATTCTGTTAGTACTTTGCAGGCATCAAAGCAATATGCTGCCTGA
- the LOC110668276 gene encoding calcium-dependent protein kinase SK5, whose amino-acid sequence MDNSTSTASSTHTTLSKPKWVLPYRTQNLRDHYSIGKKLGQGQFGTTYLCTHKPSGLNYACKSIPKRKLLCKEDYEDVWREIQIMHHLSEHTHVVRIRGAFEDAYCVHLVMELCEGGELFDRIVKKGHYSEREAAKLIKTIVGVVEACHSLGVMHRDLKPENFLFHSVEEDAALKATDFGLSVFYKPGETFSDVVGSPYYVAPEVLRKHYGPEADVWSAGIILYILLSGVPPFWAETEMGIFRQILQGKIDFESEPWPSISESAKDLIRKMLERNPRRRLSAHEVLCHPWIVDDRIAPDKPLDSAVLSRLKQFSAMNKLKKMALRVIAERLSEEEIGGLKELFKMIDTDNSGTITFDELKEGLKRVGSELMESEIKDLMDAADIDNSGTIDYGEFLAATVHLNKLEREENLVSAFSFFDKDASGYITIDELQQACKEFGLSELHLDEMIKEIDQDNDGQIDYGEFAAMMRKGNGGIGRRTMRRTINLGDALGLTTNGSKEFD is encoded by the exons ATGGACAATTCTACTTCAACAGCTTCTTCTACTCACACAACCTTATCAAAGCCAAAATGGGTTCTTCCTTACCGCACCCAGAACCTCAGAGACCATTACTCCATAGGCAAAAAGCTTGGCCAAGGTCAGTTTGGTACCACTTATCTTTGTACCCATAAGCCCTCAGGTCTTAACTATGCCTGCAAATCCATCCCCAAAAGGAAGCTCCTTTGCAAAGAAGACTATGAAGATGTTTGGAGAGAAATCCAGATAATGCACCACCTATCTGAGCACACTCATGTGGTCAGGATCAGAGGAGCCTTTGAGGATGCCTATTGTGTCCACTTGGTCATGGAGCTATGTGAGGGAGGTGAGCTCTTTGATAGGATAGTCAAGAAAGGTCATTACAGTGAGAGAGAGGCTGCTAAACTGATCAAGACCATTGTTGGTGTTGTGGAGGCTTGTCACTCTCTTGGCGTCATGCATAGAGATCTTAAGCCTGAAAATTTTCTGTTTCATAGTGTTGAGGAGGACGCTGCTCTCAAGGCTACTGATTTTGGCCTCTCTGTATTTTATAAGCCAG GTGAGACCTTCTCTGATGTTGTTGGGAGTCCATACTATGTTGCGCCAGAGGTGTTGCGCAAACATTATGGACCTGAAGCAGATGTATGGAGTGCTGGAATTATTTTGTATATCTTATTATCTGGAGTGCCACCATTTTGGGCAG AAACTGAAATGGGGATCTTCCGGCAGATATTACAAGGAAAAATAGATTTTGAGTCTGAACCATGGCCTAGCATTTCAGAAAGTGCCAAGGATCTCATAAGAAAAATGCTTGAACGGAATCCAAGGAGAAGGCTATCAGCTCATGAAGTATTAT GCCATCCATGGATTGTTGACGACAGAATTGCTCCAGATAAGCCTCTTGATTCCGCTGTTTTATCCCGCCTGAAACAATTCTCTGCGATGAACAAACTTAAGAAGATGGCTTTGCGA GTCATAGCAGAGAGGCTTTCAGAAGAAGAGATTGGCGGTTTGAAAGAGCTCTTCAAAATGATAGATACAGACAATAGTGGAACGATaacttttgatgaattgaaggaaGGCTTAAAGCGAGTAGGCTCTGAACTTATGGAGTCTGAGATAAAGGATTTGATGGATGCA GCTGATATTGACAACAGTGGTACAATTGACTATGGTGAATTTCTTGCTGCCACTGTACACTTGAATAAGTTGGAAAGAGAGGAGAATTTGGTGTCAGCTTTCTCGTTCTTTGACAAAGATGCTAGTGGTTATATAACCATCGATGAGCTTCAACAAGCCTGCAAAGAGTTTGGCTTAAGTGAGCTCCACCTTGATGAAATGATAAAAGAAATCGATCAAGATAAT GATGGACAAATAGATTATGGGGAATTTGCTGCAATGATGAGGAAGGGCAATGGAGGAATTGGTAGGAGAACCATGAGAAGAACAATCAACTTGGGAGATGCTTTAGGATTGACAACCAATGGTTCTAAGGAATTTGATTGA